The window TCGATCGTCACGGCAAGTCCATCGCTGCGCTGATCGTCGAACCGATCTGTGGCAACATGGGTGTGATCTTACCGCAGCCAGGGTTTCTCGCGGCGCTCAGAAAAATCACCCAACAGTATGGAACGCTACTGATCTTCGATGAAGTCATCACCGGTTTCCGCGTCGGGCTCGGCGGCGCGCAAAAACTGTTCAACGTTAAACCCGACTTGACCTGTTTAGGAAAAATCCTTGGCGGCGGCTTGCCCTTAGCAGCATTTGGCGGCCGGCGCGCGATCATGGATCAGTTGGCACCACTGGGGCCGGTGTACCAAGCAGGAACATTGTCAGGAAATCCCTTAGCGGTGGCCGCTGGAATGACTACATTGAAACTTCTGTCTCGTCCCGAAGTTTATGCACAACTAGACGCAAAGGGAAAACGGTTGGAAGAAGGATTCAGAAAAGTTCTCAGTAGGTACCAATTAAAAGCGACGATCAATCGCTTGGGCTCCATGCTGACGCTCTTCTTCGGCGTAGGTAAGGTTGATAACCCGGACGACGCCCGACATTGTGACCGGGAAATGTTCGCCCGTTATTTTCACGCCATGTTGGCTCGTGGGATTTATCTGCCGCCCGCGCCGTTCGAAGCGATGTTTGTATCCTTGG is drawn from Deltaproteobacteria bacterium and contains these coding sequences:
- the hemL gene encoding glutamate-1-semialdehyde-2,1-aminomutase — encoded protein: MTNSEKKFSLALRRIPGGVNSPVRAWKSVGGTPRMISRGKGSAIYDCDGNRYIDLVGSWGPLILGHAHPKIVQILKQTAARGTTFGAPTYGEVELAELVTSLMPSIQKLRLVSSGTEATMSAIRLARAFTQRTKLVKFDGCYHGHSDGLLVKAGSGVATLGLPDSPGVPRSFARETLTAKYNDIQSLQKLFDRHGKSIAALIVEPICGNMGVILPQPGFLAALRKITQQYGTLLIFDEVITGFRVGLGGAQKLFNVKPDLTCLGKILGGGLPLAAFGGRRAIMDQLAPLGPVYQAGTLSGNPLAVAAGMTTLKLLSRPEVYAQLDAKGKRLEEGFRKVLSRYQLKATINRLGSMLTLFFGVGKVDNPDDARHCDREMFARYFHAMLARGIYLPPAPFEAMFVSLAHSNSDLDKTIAAFDDWIRKTRRD